In Rhodamnia argentea isolate NSW1041297 chromosome 4, ASM2092103v1, whole genome shotgun sequence, the following proteins share a genomic window:
- the LOC115740689 gene encoding uncharacterized protein LOC115740689: MASTSAVSMAMPLTHGNLRKLPSSDAFVRPLPTVVGPLRAVWASAKFQVNASLKEKAIAGATAAAVVASMVVPEVAEAAVSPSLKNFLLSIATGGAVFGAIVGAVIGVANFDPVKRT, encoded by the coding sequence ATGGCTTCCACCTCTGCCGTCTCGATGGCCATGCCGCTGACTCACGGCAACCTCCGGAAGCTGCCAAGCTCTGACGCGTTCGTCAGGCCATTGCCGACTGTTGTTGGGCCATTGCGAGCGGTCTGGGCCTCCGCCAAGTTCCAGGTGAACGCCTCGCTCAAGGAGAAGGCTATCGCCGGCGCCACAGCAGCCGCCGTGGTGGCGTCCATGGTGGTGCCGGAGGTGGCGGAGGCCGCGGTCTCGCCGTCGCTCAAGAACTTCCTGCTCAGCATTGCCACCGGGGGAGCCGTGTTCGGCGCGATCGTCGGCGCAGTGATTGGCGTCGCCAATTTCGACCCCGTCAAGAGAACCTGA